The region CAGATCTGCATATGCCGACGGTGCACTACGGTGCGCCTGCCAAAACGCAGTCGCCGGAAACTCAAACCTATCGTTTCCGACCATTTCTACGATGTTGCCGGAGCCTTCAACCGTACGGTCTATTCGTTCCACGCGCCGTCCGCGTTGGACTTTGCTCGTTTCAACGACATGCCGGTTCCCGAGAGAATCGATGACGACGACTATCTCAGACCCAGGAGTAAATCGTCGTGCCCCATCGCCAACAATCCCGTCAAACAGTTCCGGCATCGCCTGAGTACAACGCTCGGCGACGACGTCATTGGAACGTGCTTTCCTGAAACCGGCACGCCCCTGCGCATCAGTGCCGAGTCGGATACGCGTCCGCCATCCGGTCGTAGGCGCTAAAGCCTGAACCGAAATGGCGGTGAGATCAATGCCATCAAGCACACCAGATGGACGTGCCATTTTTTCAAGCTGTCCAACAAGTACCTCTGTTTTGGCGGCCCGCTGCAGAGATTCACTCATATGCGCAAAGTCGCAGCAGCCCGCACCTGCCGCAGCAGCAGGACATCCTACCTTCACTCGATCTGGTGAAGTTTGTTGTATCTCGAGCAGTTCACCGCGAGCCCACCGCTTTTTCACTTTCAGCAGTTTGACGGTCGCTGTTTCTCCAGGTAGAGCGCCTTGCACGAAGACAACTCGTCCGTCATTGGCAAGGGCAATAGCCTCACCGCCGTGAGCAAAGGCGTGGAATGTGACTTGAATGCTGTCGCCTGGTGTCAGCGATGGTTGGGCACTCATTAATTATTCTTATTCGCTTCGTTGTTTTGTGCGATGATCTGTTTCAGCGCGTCACTCAGGGCGTTCGGGTTTCCAGCCTGTGGGCTCTGCTGCTGCGACTCCTGCGCAGCCCGCTCCTGTACAGCCTGCTGCACCTGCCGAGCCAACTGCGCAGGCAGGACGACTGGCAAAGAGTTACCCGCCAAAATTGGGTCCGGACCGCGGTAAACAAAGCTGCGTGCTACGACTTCCCGCCCGAGCTCAGCAAGCTGTTCTTCCATTCCCGCCGGAGCGGCCAACGTGACACGGTACAGCCATCGAGGCGCCTCAACACCGATGATGCGGATCACACCGTTAGCGCCAGTACCAACGATTTCGGTTCCCCAGGGGCCCTCTTCAAACTCGACAGGCATGTCCTCGTTCTTCATGCCCTCGGCAATTTCTTCTGCCGATTCGGCCCACAGGCCGCCGTTACGCGGTGCAGCGAAAGCAACCGGAGTGATGCGACCGTACCTGGTAACGATGTGCACCATCTTCGGGCCGTTCTCGCCCATTTCAACCTGCACCTGCGAATCCTTTGGCAGCGGAATCTGCATTGATCCGAGGTTGAGGTTCACCTGGGAGAAGTCAGAAAAATCGAACTCCTCAATGTCGACGTTGTCGCCGTCGAACGGACCGGTAGATCCACTGATTGGATCATAATCGGCAAGAGTACCAGTGGCTGATGGAGTCTGGGATGGATCAGTATCCGCTGCAATCCCCGTGTCCTGAGACTTTGGTGCTGTGACCTCTAGATCGTCGTTGGTCTCTGCCTCCGTCTGAGCGGGGGCAGCGTCTTCCTTCTGCTGGTCTTTCTTCTTTTTACCAAATGGCCACCATGCCATGGGTGATCACCTTTCGAGTGAAGTTGTGTATTTCAAAAAAGTTTCTTCGGGTGAGAATTACTCTAGTACGGGCCCAATGTGGCCTCAGGCGAGCCCCGTTGATCCGTATCCTTGGGCACCACGCTGGGTATCGTCAAGCTCGGAAACTTCGACGAAGTCAACCAACTCGACTTTTTGCACCACTAGTTGAGCAATCCGCATTCCTCGTTCAACTGTAAACGAACATTCACGGTCGGTATTAAGAAGGCAAATCTTCAACTCCCCTCGATACTGGGCATCAATGGTGCCTGGCGTGTTCACAATAGAAATCCCGTGTTTGGCAGCGAGTCCCGAACGAGGATGAATGAGCCCGACAGTTCCCATGGGCAACGCGACAGCAATTCCGGTGCCGATGAGCGCCCGTTCGCCGGGAGCCAATGTCCGTGTTTCCGAGGAGTAAAGGTCCGCCCCGGCGTCACCTTCATGCGCTCGTTTAGGAAGCGGCATGTCTGGATCAAGACGTTTTACTGAAATTGGTTCAAGAGAGGTCACTTCATACACCTTACGGGATTCCATTGCGTGTGCATTCTTAAGATAATTTCGCCTAGTGTTATTGGGTAACGTATTCGGGAGTACATCGAATTGACGAGTTGATGAGGGTATGAATAGCAACCAAAACGCACCGGCATCCAGTGGTTCCAAAGTCTTATATACGGAGCGTCAATGGGTGCCTTGGTACTGGTGGATCATCGGTGCAGCATTAACGCTGCTCATCGGGGCACAACTTACGCTCAACCGCAATATTTGGTGGTTTATTATCCCCGTGCTCGTTATCGGAAGTTTAGTTTTTTGGTTCTTGACATGGCTTTCGAAAACTACAATTGCGGTCGAGCAAGACAGCGACGGCACTCGTTGGCTCGTCGTTGACGACGCCAACTTACCCAACACCGTTGTCAGCAGATCTATGGTTGTCCCTGCATCAGCGAAGCGAAATGCTCTCGGACGACAGTTAGACCCAGCTGCTTTCTTGGTATCGCATGGTTGGGTGAAAGAACATATTCTGCTTGTCTTGGACGATCCTCAGGACCCAACCCCCTACTGGCTAATTGCTGCGAAAGAACCGGAGAAAATCCTCGGAATGTTTTTGCCTGAGCAGCGGACCGCCTAGGGATCGCGCGACTGCGTTGCTCGCTACTACTCGCAGTCGAGGCAAATCTTCTGGCCGTCTTCGGTTTCGTAAGCCAGCCGATTCTTTTTCTGAACCAAATAGCAAGACGCACAAGTGAATTCGTTATCTTGGCGAGGCTTTACCTCAACGTTCAGTTCCTCACCAGACAGATCTTGAAGTGGCGGTTCAAACGGTTCAACGATTTCACCGTCATCATCCATGCTGCTGCCCGCAACCTCCGCAGCCTTCAAGCCCTCGAGGGAGTCAGTCTCAAGCTCGTCTTCTGCGCGCTTACGCGGTGCATCGTAATCGGTCGCCATGGTGGTGGTGCCTCCAGGAGTAGTCAAGTTCAGCAATGCCTAGGCCCGTTGAGGAGATACGCTTCCTATAGATGAGCCTCAGCCTTTTTATTGGTTTGGAGCCGAATAATAAAGCACACAAAGCTATATGTCATATTACAAGGTCAGCAGGCCAATACCCACGGGTTCCCTACACATCAAAGGCTTTATAGCTAATTAAAGTACAGCGACGTCAACCCGCTCGTTCTAGGTACCGCGCTCCTAAATATTTTCCTACATGCGCAATGAGCACACCTTTTGTATGCTCAATGTTATGACTACAACAAGTGGAATTGATGGTGCCCAAGAGCACTATGGTATGGGCGTCGATGTCGGCGGTTCTGGAATCAAGGGCGCCATCGTCAACCTCAAAACCGGAGAATTCGTCGGCGACAGGATCAAGATCGCAACTCCTCAGCCAGCTACACCTGAAGCTGTTGCATCAACAGTCGCAGAGATCGTCCGTCTCCACGAATGGGACGGCCCTGTGGGAGTAACGCTGCCGTCGGTGATTCAGCATCAGATCGCAAAGAGCGCAGCTAACATCGACCCGTCGTGGATCGACACCGATGTGCATGAGCTCTTTGAGCAGCATCTCCCTGAGCGCTCTGTCACTGTATTAAACGACGCCGACGCCGCGGGGCTTGCTGAAGTTGCCTTTGGCAATGAACGAGCCCGAAACGGTTCTGTCATATTCCTCACGTTTGGCACTGGTATTGGTTCAGCGTTCCTGGTTAATGGGCACCTCTTCCCTAACACAGAAATTGGCCATTTAATCGTCAATAGGAAGGAAGCAGAGCACGTCGCCTCCTCAGCTGTAAAGCAGAGGGAAGACCTGAGCTTCAAGAAGTGGGCGAAGCGAGTTGATAAGGTGCTGCACGAATACGCGCGACTGTTTAATCCAGAGTGTTTCGTCGTCGGTGGTGGCATCTCGCGGAAATCTGACAAATGGGTCCCTCTATTGACTGTCGACACTCCTGTCGTCGTGGCCACTCTTCGCAACCGAGCAGGCATTGTCGGAGCAGCGATGGCGGCCAATGAGCACCTCGCACCGTAACTAGCGAGACTCGGCGTCTAACACAAAGCAGCTTGACAATGCTGTTAAGATAGGCGTTCTGAAAAATCAGCACAGTTTGCGTACGCTAGGAAGGCAGACCGGCGTTTGCTGGTCTGCTTTCACCAGAGTGACTTTCTTTCCATCCATTGTTGGAGGAAGTCTCGGTGTCCGCAAAAGCATCAATCAGTTCACAAAGGCGAAAGGGCGTACGTGGTAGCCAGCGAAGCTTCAGGCAAAAACTCCGTCAACGATGCGGCAGAGAGCACTTCCGGCGGCGTAACCGACGGCACAACGACCGCCAAGAAAGCCACCAAAAAAGCAGCCAAGAAAACCGCCAAAAAGGCTGCCAAAAAGACCGCCAAGAAGACTGCGAAGAAAACAGCACGCAAAACCGCGAAAAAGGCGTCAAAGGTAGCTAAGAAAGCGAAGAAGACAGTAAAGAAAACCGCCGCAAAGAAGGCTGCTTCACCCGCAACTGATGAGGTCACCAGCGACGACTCCGCGCTGGAAGAAACGGACGAATCGCTCGACGATTCTGACCAGGAGCAGGACTTCGACCCGCTGACGGCTGAAGAAGATGACGAAGAATTTGACGAGCATCTTGGTGATGACGACGAGGAAAAAGAAGACGAGGAAGACGACGGATCTTCTGTCTGGGATATCGAGGAATCTGCTGCACTTCGCCAAGCCCGCAAGGACGCTCAGCTCACCGCATCTGCGGACTCTGTCCGTGCGTATTTGAAGCAAATAGGTAAGGTTGCTCTGCTCGATGCTGAGCAGGAGGTTTCTCTCGCGAAGCGCATTGAAGCTGGTCTCTACGCGCAACACCGACTCGACGAGATGGCCCGTGCAGCTGAGGAGGGAGACAAGGAAGCACGCCTTACCCCTGCGGTTAAGCGCGACTTCCGCGCCGTCGCCCGAGACGGTCGCAAGGCGAAGAACCATCTGCTCGAAGCTAACCTTCGACTCGTGGTTTCGCTGGCAAAGCGCTACACCGGTCGCGGTATGGCCTTCTTGGACCTCATCCAGGAGGGCAACCTCGGTCTCATCCGTGCAGTTGAAAAGTTCGACTATTCCAAGGGCTACAAGTTTTCCACCTATGCAACGTGGTGGATCCGCCAGGCAATTACACGTGCCATGGCAGACCAGGCTCGAACCATTCGCATCCCGGTGCACATGGTCGAGGTCATCAACAAGCTTGGCCGTATCCAGCGTGAGCTTCTACAAGATCTTGGACGCGAACCTACACCGCTTGAACTCGCAAAAGAGATGGACATCACCGAAGAGAAGGTGTTGGAGATCCAGCAGTACGCCCGTGAGCCGATCTCATTGGATCAGACGATCGGCGATGAAGGCGACAGCCAACTCGGTGATTTCATCGAAGACTCCGAAGCCGTTGTGGCAGTCGACGCTGTTTCCTTTACGCTTCTTCAGGACCAACTTCAGGATGTCCTCCACACACTTTCCGAGCGTGAGGCCGGCGTCGTGCGGCTCCGCTTCGGCTTGACCGATGGCATGCCTCGCACGCTAGATGAAATCGGCCAGGTGTACGGTGTGACACGCGAACGCATCCGGCAGATCGAGTCCAAGACGATGTCGAAGCTTCGCCACCCGTCGCGTTCACAGGTGCTGCGCGATTACCTCGATTAAATGCGTTTCTACGTAGTAAGCAATAACCGGTAGGAGGTCCACTCTCCTACCGGTTTCGTGTATTACCAATCTCGTAAGTACGCAATACGCGCCCGCAGCTGTTCCGCATTGCACAGCGCGGTCGGCGGACCACCACACGCTTTACGCGCTTCCGTATGGATCGCACCATGCGGGCGACCCGTCTTTCCAGCGACGATTGAAACGCGAGCGTTGAGTTCCTTTCTCAACTGGGGAATCTCATCAGCCGCCACTGATGCCTCCTCGCTGCTACCCGGCGCGGAGGTTTGCTTGGACGGCTGAGTGGGAGCCAAGTGCTCTCCTAGTACTTCAGCACGCTCGCGTGCTTGGCGCTCGGCAGCCTTTCGCGCTTTTTCTTCTGCTTCTCGGGCATCTAGTTGGTCGCTTTGGCGTTTGCGGAGCAGAGTCTTGACCTGTTCTTCGTCAAGCAGCCCTGGAAGGCCTAGGAAGTCTTGTTCCTCTGCGGATCCTGCGACGGTGGGTGTGCCGTAGGTGGAGCCGTCGAAAATTAAAGAGTCTAGCTCGGCTGATGCGCCGATGGCTTCGTACGAAGGGTTGTCGTCTGGTTCGTTTTGAACTTGGTTTGCTTGGGCTAGTAGTTCGTCGGACCACCCTGATTCTCGGTGTGGTTTGCCCAAAACGTGGTCGCGTGACACCTCCATTTCTTCCGCGAGGCGGAGCAGAACCGGGACCGACGGGAGAAAAACGGAGGCGGATTCGCCTGGCATGCGTGAGCGTACGAATCGTCCGATTGCCTGCGCGAAAAACAGTGGTGTCGATGCTGATGTTGCATATACTCCGACAGCGAGGCGAGGAACGTCGACTCCCTCAGAGACCATTCTGACTGCGACCATCCATTCGTCGGTGGACGCGGAGAATTCGTCGATGCGGTCGGATGCCCCGGCTTCGTCTGAGAGCACGACCGTAACGGGCGTGCTCGAAATGCTGGAGAGGATCTTGGCGTAGGCGCGTGCTGTCGTCTTGTTCGTAGCGATGACGAGGCCTCCGGCATCCGGCATATTCGTACGAAGTTTTTTCAGCCTTGTATGTGCCGCCTGGAGGACTGCCTTGATCCAGTCCCCTTTCGGATCTAGGGCAGTTTTCCAGGCACGCGCGGTCTGCTCGGCATTCAGTGGCTCACCAAGCCTTGCGGAATACTCTTCCCCGGCGGAGTCTTTCCACTGTGCCTCGCCGGAATATGCCAGGAATACAACTGGGCGGACGACGCCATCGGCCAAGGCGTGGGAGTACCCATAGGTGTAGTCCGCTTGTGAAACGAGGTGCCCATCGCCGTCTTCGACGTATCGGACGAACGGAATCTGGGAATCATCAGAGCGAAACGGCGTACCTGTCAACGCTAAGCGGTGTTCGACATCGTTGTAAGCCTCGTAGACTCCATCCCCCCAACTTTTGGCGTCACCAGCATGGTGAATCTCATCAAGAATCACCAAACTGCGCTTCGCAGTGGCCACCGCATGATGCTTGAACGGGTGCATACCGATTTGCGCATACGTCACGACAATGCCGTCATAGGCAGGGTTTACCGCAGATGAGTTTGTGAAGTTTGGGTCTAGCGAAAGGCCGAACCTCGCTGCTGATTGGGACCACTGGTGTTTTAGGTGTTCTGTTGGTACGACGACGATGATGCGCTGCACTGCCTTCGATGCGTGCAGTTTGCTGGCTAGTGTCAGTGCAAACGTCGTCTTACCCGCACCAGGAGTTGCTACAGCGAGAAAGTCTCGAGGTTTGGTGCGCATAAACGAATCGAGGGCCTCTTGCTGCCATGCGCGCAGCTGAGGCCCGGCCGACGTACCTGGAGCCGTCACTTCCGACGCAACCCCTTATAGATGCGTTCGCAGTCAGGACATACTGGCGACCCAGGCTTCGCCTGCTTCTTCACCGGAAATGTCTTGCCACAGAGTGCGACTACGACTTTTCCAGAAATCGCAGAATCGAAAATCTGATCCTTCTTCACATAGTGGAAAAACTTGGGGGTTCCATCATCATTTGTTGACGATGTGTCTTCCCGAAGGTCTGTGCGCTCAAGAGTCTTCGTCGTCGTATTCACGACTCCCATCATGCCCCACTTTGGCAAAGTTTTTAAGCCGAGGCGCTAACCTGTGTATTTATGAACGAGAGAGAGGACGAGGCACAAGAGCACGTCTCGATTGATGCGGAAGTCGAAGTCCACGACGATAAGCATTTCCTTTTTCGTCATTTCCGCTCAAAACGACACCGTGCACTCATTACGGATGCGAAGCAGACGCCGGAGCAAAACCTGCAGAGCCGAGAGGCTCAATACCTTTGGTTGCAGGCGCTTCGAATCCCATTCATTTTGCTTTCGATCGCATCTGCGTGGTGGCTCGGAAACTGGTGGATTGCGACGTTGCTCTTTATTGTTTCCGTACCGCTCCCCTGGGTCGCAGTGATGTTGGGCAACGCGAAAGGAGAGTCGCGTGATCCGCGTGAAAAGAATGTCTACAAGCCTGCGCTGAGTCGTGCCTATGCCGCGTTGGAGGAGCAGTCGAGGCAACAACTATCCTCGAACCAGGCTTCAACAGATACGACGCCGACCGTTATCGATCACGAATCCCACTCGGAGTAGCAGCATGACAGATTTATCATCTACAGCATTTGGATTACACCCTGGACTTGCGCGGGAGCTCGGTGAACGATTGCGCGCGCTCCCCTACACCACATCTTCGATTGGAAGTTATCTTGGGCCAAATGCATACCAGGCTCTCTACCGGGGCGAGGTGGGAGCCGTCCTGCGTCGCTGCCATTCAGAAGACGTTATCGGATCGGCCATATCCACTTTGTTGTTGCGGCGCCCGACTTCCCAAAACGAGCTCGAGGCGTTATTTGGCTCGTCCCTTGCTGAGAAACTCATCAGCGCAGGTGTCTTTCACCAGACCAAAGAGCAACGCTACGAGGTTGCTTACGACATCCGGCCTCATTTGTTGTCTCAACAGCATCACCTCATAGTTGCAGATCTCGACGCCTCTACGTCTGCAATCGTTCCCGGCAAAGATCACGTACTTGGAGTCGGAGCGGCGTCGAAATCCCTGTTGCACGCGATCCCGCAGTCACCGACTGGAACGGTTTTGGACCTTGGAACCGGTTCAGGGGTGCTGTCGGTAGCACAATCTGGCCTTGCCGATCAGATCGTCGGTACTGACATTCATCATCGAGCGATCGAGTTGGCTCAGGCCACGCTCGAGATGAATGGCATCACTAGCGTTCAGCTCCGCGAAGGATCTTGGTTTAAGCCTGTCGCGGGCGAGCAGTTTGACAGGATCGTTGCCAACCCGCCGTTTGTAGTCGGCATTCCGGAGGTGGGGCATGTTTACCGCGACTCCGGCATGCCACTGGATGAAGCAAGTCGCCTCGTGGCAGAGCACGCACCTGAATATCTCGCAGAAGGTGGGATGCTGTGCATGCTGGGCTCATGGGCCCATATTGATGGTGAGGCGTGGCAGTCGCGAGTTGCGAGTTGGGTCCCTTCGCAAGGAGTCAGCGCATGGGTGCTTCAACGAGAAGTGGTTGACCCCGAGACCTACGTCGCCACGTGGCTGAAAGATGAATCAGTCGACCTCAGGACTGAAAGCGGCATAGCCCGCACACAACAGTGGCTCGATTACTTCCAAGCCGCGGGTGTTCACGCTATTGGTTTCGGTTGGATTTTCATGCAACACATCGGCGACCAGCCCTCCGAGATTACTGCGGAAGAATTAACACACCCGTTCACGGACCCGCTTGGGCCTGAGGTCGAAGAATACTATCTACGGCAGGCGTGGCTACGGCAAAAATCCGTCCAGGAACTCTTAGATAGTTCGTTCCTGGTCCGGCCCACAGTCGCGATCGAAGACATCGCTGTGCCAAATACTGAAGAGGGGCTGGGTTTCACGCGCGAAGAGCTGCGCATTACTCGAATGGATGGCCCACGATTCTCTCATTCATTGGATGAGGCGTTGAAAACCGTCCTTGCAGGATTGCATCCCGCCGGCTTGCCACTGCGTGACGTGGTGGGCATCCTAGCAGCATCTCGAGGTGTCGACGACCAGCAGGCCCTTGAAGAATTGGAAAACCAAACGGTTGCAGCTGTTGTGGATCTTATCCGCCACGGCATCGTGCTGCCGTCGGAAATTGCAGAGGTGGAGTAGGAATGAAGGCTGTATTGACAAGAGTTACGAGCGCGAGCGTCACCGTCGACGGTGAAGTCGTCGGAGCAATCGACTGCGAGGCGACTGGTGGAATTCTGGCCCTTGTCGGAGCAGGACGTAAGGATAGCGACGACGCTTGGGAAACGGTTGCTCGCAAAATCGCGGAACTGCGAATCCTGGAGGGCGAAAAGTCTGTAGTGGACGCACAAGCCCCTGTTTTGCTTGTGAGTCAGTTCACGTTGATGGGTCGCACGGCAAAAGGACGGAGGCCATCATGGAGTGACGCAGCCCCCGCAGATGAAGCAGCACCCATCATTGAAAAAATCGCAGCCTACCTCCGGGACCGGGGCATCACGGTCGCTGAAGGAAAGTTTGGTGCCCATATGAAGGTGCAGAGCATCAACGACGGCCCATTCACGGTGATTGTCGAGGCCTAGCACTCTTTTGATCATTGGGAACAAAAATGTGTCCAAGATCGTTGAGGGTGTAGAAGATTACCTGTTCCACTCGTCCAAGGAGGCAGTGCTCAATGACGTCGAAGAGTCAGACCTTAACAGCGGACAACGAAGAAAAAGTTGACCGCGGTAGTCGTCGCAATCAAACGAACGACAATCCATCGGCTGACCTTGTTCGCGTGTATCTCAATGGCATTGGCAAGACTGCCCTGCTCGATGCAGAAGAAGAGGTCGAACTAGCCCAGCAGATCGAAGTTGGACTCTATGCCCAGCAGCTTCTTGATGATCCAGACTGCAAGCTCACCCGAGCCCAGAAACGTGACTATAAAATTCTGGCGAAGCAAGGACGGAAAGCTCGCGCCCACCTCCTCGAGGCAAATCTTCGTCTGGTTGTGTCGTTGGCAAAGCGCTACACAGGACGCGGGATGCCACTGCTCGATCTGATCCAAGAGGGCAACCTCGGACTGATCCGCGCGATGGAGAAATTTGACTATGCCAAGGGCTTTAAATTCTCAACGTACGCGACGTGGTGGATTCGCCAGGCCATTACTCGCGGCATGGCAGACCAGTCTCGTACTATCCGTCTCCCTGTGCATCTTGTAGAACAAGTCAATAAACTCTCCCGAATTCGCCGCGAGATGTACCAGTCGTTTGGCCGCGAACCAACGAATGAGGAGTTGGCAGAGGAGTCTGGCATCGAAGAGGACAAGATTGAGCTCCTCCTGCGTCAATCCCGAGACCCCGTGAGTCTTGACATGCCGGTCGGAGCGGATGAAGAGGCCCCCCTGGGGGACTTCATTGAAGATGCAGAAGCTACAGACGCCGAAGACGCGGTGGTATCCGTGCTCCGTCACGATGACATCCAAGATGTCATCAACGGTTTGGAGCAGCGCGAGCAGGACGTCATCCGTATGCGCTATGGGCTGACCGACGGTGTTCCCCGCACATTGGACCAGATTGGGCGTAAATTCGGCTTGTCTCGTGAGCGCGTTCGCCAAATCGAACGAGAGGTCATGGCGAAGCTTCGCGTAGGTGACCGGGCAGAGCGCCTTAGGGATTACGCAATGTAACAACCGCGACGAAGCGTTCCGCAACTAATAGTTTTTTGGGTTACCATAGCAATCGTTAATAGGCGTCGATTCTTGGACTGCGTTGAATGTTGATGCAGCCTCAACGCTTCAGAGCGACTTTTAGGCAAGGGAGTTCCACGTGCGTGATCTCGTAGACACAACAGAAATGTATTTACGTACAGTTTACGAACTTGAGGAGGAAGGCATTGTGCCGCTCCGCGCACGAATCGCAGAGCGGCTCGAGCAGTCTGGCCCGACAGTTTCCCAGACCGTCGCCCGCATGGAGCGCGACGGCCTGATTGTTGTTGAAACAGATCGCTCGCTCTCCCTTACCGACGAGGGACGCGCCCGTGCGACTGCGGTGATGCGTAAGCACCGCCTCGCAGAGTGCCTTCTCACCAGCATCCTCAAGTTGGATATTGAACAAGTGCACGACGAAGCATGTCGCTGGGAACACGTGATGAGTGAAGCCGTGGAAAAGCGCGTATACGAGGTACTCAACCACCCTCAGGTATCTCCGTTTGGCAACCCCATCCCTGCGTTGGATGAAATTGGCGGTTCAAATGT is a window of Corynebacterium pseudogenitalium DNA encoding:
- the dtd gene encoding D-aminoacyl-tRNA deacylase, which produces MKAVLTRVTSASVTVDGEVVGAIDCEATGGILALVGAGRKDSDDAWETVARKIAELRILEGEKSVVDAQAPVLLVSQFTLMGRTAKGRRPSWSDAAPADEAAPIIEKIAAYLRDRGITVAEGKFGAHMKVQSINDGPFTVIVEA
- a CDS encoding sigma-70 family RNA polymerase sigma factor is translated as MTSKSQTLTADNEEKVDRGSRRNQTNDNPSADLVRVYLNGIGKTALLDAEEEVELAQQIEVGLYAQQLLDDPDCKLTRAQKRDYKILAKQGRKARAHLLEANLRLVVSLAKRYTGRGMPLLDLIQEGNLGLIRAMEKFDYAKGFKFSTYATWWIRQAITRGMADQSRTIRLPVHLVEQVNKLSRIRREMYQSFGREPTNEELAEESGIEEDKIELLLRQSRDPVSLDMPVGADEEAPLGDFIEDAEATDAEDAVVSVLRHDDIQDVINGLEQREQDVIRMRYGLTDGVPRTLDQIGRKFGLSRERVRQIEREVMAKLRVGDRAERLRDYAM
- a CDS encoding metal-dependent transcriptional regulator, with translation MRDLVDTTEMYLRTVYELEEEGIVPLRARIAERLEQSGPTVSQTVARMERDGLIVVETDRSLSLTDEGRARATAVMRKHRLAECLLTSILKLDIEQVHDEACRWEHVMSEAVEKRVYEVLNHPQVSPFGNPIPALDEIGGSNVAKPELGTRATDLDLSEGREAVVVQISEILQLEAERLPELAGLGDIVGQKVIVSLPDDGGLQLSLPGQKDFVIPDDLAHAVRIELQ